The Salmo salar chromosome ssa04, Ssal_v3.1, whole genome shotgun sequence genomic sequence ccactagataacacagccacaaagtacaaattggctatatcgtaaaaatgtatgaaaacaaaaatacgctttttggtcttaatttaaggttgggCCAttagattagcagtgtggttaggtttaaaatgcGATTATAAGAAGattaattgtagaaataggcaggcAAGCTTGCtagcccccaaaaaatgtacaacTTCAAGTTGCTCAACTGTTGCAAAGATCATCAACTACTGCATTTGAAGACACTGCCACCTGCTGACATGTGCCTCAAATGTGATTATCAAAGAGTCCTCAACAGACATTTGAGTTAGATAGATAGCTAcatagatttgatttgacagttATAAGTTACAACCAGGGGGAAGATGCCACCAGTCCGGTCCCATACACGACTTTCTTGTGACGTATTATGCGCGGAGACCTTTTGTGACGTCACCAAGCATCAATTCGCTACATAAACTGTGTTCAGCTTTGATATATATCATCAGTACAATCTCTTTTTCAATCAGGTTGTTTCAGGTAATCTTTTGCCGCATAGTCTGCCCTAGCTGACGCTGTGCAGAGAATACTACGATTGGAAACGGTTGGTTAGACCCGTTCGCACTGCACAAGGTGATTTGGcgtttagaatgtctggtaggCTCTTACATTCTTTGGagaggtcccaaatggcaccctgtagtgtactacttttgacctatCCCCAGTGGGCTCAGATCAAAAAGCAAagtaagtgcactatatagggaatggcgtgccatttgtctgtgtgtgtgtgtgtgtgttaggatatGTTTTGTTCCAATCAGTTGATGAAAATGTATCCCTCAGAAAGCAAGATGGACCGTAGTGATGAGAGAATCAAAAGAGCTTTAAGGCGCCGCCCTTATGTGGTAAATACCAATTTATTTAGTTTGTGTTCTGTCTTTGTCATCACATTTTAAATGGAGTGTTGTGTTGACAGTTGAATCCAGTGAGGGTGAACACCCCTGATTCTGTGATGTGGCCAACCGGTAAGGTGCACAGAAGACCACGGCCTGTAAGTCAAATCCGACCTGAAAACAATTACACATAAACCTTACTTATGCTCCATGTACAAACTGCAGTTATCACAATAAAAGCAACTGCAGATATCCCTCCCCATCTAAACTCATTTGAAATTGAATGCTGTCTTGACAGTCTACTTCAGCGCAGACCCCTCAGATCCACAAAAGGCCTATAAGTCACATTCAAATCAATCACATAACAGTAGCTACTTAAATGATTTATTGATGGCTACATCATTTATTTCCAAGTTATTTCCAAGGCCAAAATGAGCAAAAGAGTGTTACATTTTTTCTTTACTGTTCACAGCCAATCATTGAGAGCTGTGGGCAGGAACAGACATCTGGGGATGGACGGGACATCAATCCAGAGCCTCTCAGCCAGGTCAGACATCTCTGCTGTTCCCATAGAGACACAACAGATAGATCAATCTGTTGATTCATATGGCCATTTTGGTTGGCTTGGTTGAATTGACAATCATTCATTGGAAATGCTAAAGAATCCTACAGTGTGGAAGGTCTTTAGTCCCATCCCTAATGTTATGGGAGTTGCATTTATTGCATTTCAATACACTTGCATTTTCAATGACCCATGAATTACTCACTACTTGTACAACTATGTTGGATTGCCTAAATATTCTACATTTTCTTGGCAGTCAATGCCAGTGTATTTTATGGCTGCCCTAAGTACATGCCtttgtctgtctcctcagtctggAAGGGTGACTCGGCTGATGGAGAGAAATTATGATGGGGTCATCTCATCCTCCAACTCTGATGACATCTCTATCTACTCCTTCACTGACTGTGAATCTGAGGTAAGAGAGTTGTACACCATAGATGTGTTGAGTGATATGACTGTAAAGAGAATAGTCTCAGACTAATTGACTCTGATACACAGTCTGATGATGAGGATCATGAAAGGAGGACACCACCGCTGATAGTGAAGGATGAGGAGGATGGAAAGGTGACAAAGTTTGAAGTGAGGGATATGGTAGAGGACGAcaatctgtctctccactccttggATGAATCAGACTTTCTGGTATGTTCTGCACCATGTATTTGAGTAACTCTTTGACTGAATGTGGAGAATGGACTATGACCAACTAGCTCTGTGACACACAGTGTGATAATGGCAATGATGTCTCTGCTGAGGACAGTCCTGGGCCTTCAAAGGAACCACAGAGAAAAGGGGCTTCACTGAAGGACCCTCGACTGGTATTCTCTtacatttgtgtgtttgtgtgttagtggtgcgcaggtcagctgtttgttcaaccAAACCcacccgcaattgctaataacccatccgcaaccgcCCGACTATATACATTACTTTTCTGGCCATCCCTTCTTTATTTTCAACTTTCCATTTCGTAGCTTtcctcttattgaattaaactctgacattgtcctttttgcGTCAGTGGATCAACAATAACTTTTTCTGCCCTTTCCCAAAAGTGTTTGGTGATTGGTGTCTAGTCTATTTGGCATGCGCCAAGTTATGTCCCACAGCTTAGGTTTATGCACAAATGCTAAatagcctatagatataaattACACAAGAATGATATATTTATGGATTTTTTTCATGTATTGTTTTCTTTTTATTCAACCCGACCGCCACCCACAtaatatttcatgaccctaaacctgCCGCCCTGTGGATATAACCGCGGGACTGCTGCTTATGAGTTAATGCATCACTAGTGTGTGTTACATCTCAATGGTTTGACCCTATGTCTGTACAGATTATTGTGGCCAAGCCCAACATCCTTCTCCCTGCCTCTGTGAGTGCCCTGAAGAAGGCATCACGCCTGACGGAGTTGGTCCCTACTGTCCGGCCCTGCAAGGAGCAGCAGGACAAGAAGACACAGTGGACCAACACCAACAAGGAGAGCCTGAGgaggattaaaaaaaaactgGCCTCCATAGAGCTCGACCTGGAGGAAGGCCTGAAGAAGGTCAATGACGGTCAGGACGTCAACCAAGAGAGGCAGAAGAATGAGGGATGCTTCAGAGCCTGGATTGAGAAgtggatggggaggaggaaggaggaaagaCTGAGGGATGAAGATGTGAATAGGGAAGACAAAGGGAGGATGGGCGAAGAGGTGAGGGCACTGATCCAAGTGATGAAGAGAAACTGCAGTGAACGTGATCTTGAGGCAGTAAACCTGGACACTTGGCTGAATGACTTGGAAAGGTTGAAAGTGGCCTTCAAGAAATGCACTGGAGAGATGGCCAAAATGGTAGAGAGCATGGCAGAAATGCAGACCAGAATAGCTGAGAACAGGCTCCTCAAGCCTGAAAAAAAGAACTATGTCCAGAGCTTTGTAAATTAATCTTACTTATTGCGTGTAGTCATGTATCTAATGTATTTATAGATTAGTCTTACAGTATATCTACTGATTGTGTATGACATAGCACTGTCCTGACAGTTTGTTTGTTGTTTCTGGTCTTACAGAGCCCAGGGAAAGTCTCTGGTCCTGTGTCTGGCCTCTCTCCTCTTGTGACCTCAGGACCCCGGACCCTGGCTGAAGCCCTACGGGCCCTGCCCTCTGCTGTGGCCCGTCCCTCCCAAAAGGATGTCCCAAAGCCTCCGACACCTCCAAGCCCCGTCTCTGTCATTGTTGCTTTGCCTGCTGTGGAGTACTTACCATACCACCGCAGCCCTCGCCTGGCCCCAATCACCAACCTGAGTGAGAACGGCAGGAAGCTGCTCCAGAAAATGTCAGGAGTGACCCCACAGGTGAGAGGAAACAGGAAGGGAATATTGGCCATATGTCCTTCTACAGTATATCATACCTCTAGATATCATAGCTCAAGAGTAGAAAATAGCCATATGCTTATATTACTTTATCTCCTTGTCAAAAATATTTAGGAAGGGAAGGTCAAAAGGAAAAAGAGCAAGGGAAAAAAGCAAGTGAAGAAAGAGAAGGCCAGCAAGATGCAGCAGGTGGAAAATGTTGGAGAAAGTAAGGAGGACAAGAAAGAGGAAAAgaagagtctgaggaagaggtgaGGAAATAGAAGAGGGCAACATAACAAGGGCATTTTAGAGATTTATAGAAATAGAATGATGTAGAGAATTATAGAAATTGAATGCGGTAGCAGAGGAAGAGCAGCGATCTGATGTTTAATGGCAAACTACTATTTATTCTCCTGTTGTGTTTGATTGACAGGTTTCTCCAGTGGCTGCTGCCCAAACTGAGATGTTCGAAGAAATAATggccaactactactacaaccaaccaacacacacacacacacacacacacacacacacacacacacacacacacacacacacacacacacacacacacacacacacacacacacacacacacacacacacacacacacacacacacacacacacacacacacagacacacactcgcaGAGATTTAGAGTATTGCTTACTCCTCCAACACACAGAGAAACTTAATTTCAGAAACAGGAACTATGTTTAGCAAAATACACATATTGGTCTCATTGTTATATTTTGAGACATGCACcattctttaaaaaataaattaaaaaaagacCCAATAATTATATTGGTTCCCATACAGCCTACTATGGTAGCGAATGATAATGGGTTGGATTTACATAGTGTGTAGTTATCAGGCATGGAAATATAGCCAGGAGATGCAGGGTCAACACCCCTACTCATGTCATAAGTGCCATGAGAtgtttagtgaccacagagagataGGACCTCTGTGTGCACAGTCTCATCCGAAGGACAGCACCGGCCGCAGGGCAGTGTCTGGCATTGGGGTCTTAGGTCTTCTTTGGCCAAAGGGAAGTGAAGAGGGCCAGTATGATAGAGCAAGAACTTTCTTAGCAGATAATGATAACATGACAACAGTAGCTATAGATGATGTAATGAAAAGTTGGAGGATGGTTGGTAATGGAGAACATCAGGTGGATCCACGTCTGGGTGTTGGGCAGGACCCCTAGCTCCTGGAGAACAAGAGCAGAGTTAaaaggaacagggtaggaggcaGAGACGTAAACACTCTGCTCCGGTAGCTCTTCTTCTGTTTCTCCTGCGCCTTGTCCATGTTCAGTCTCACCTTGATTGATGACAGGAATACATGCAATTATATTtcatattacaaatacatttcttacATATCTCTTGGAGGGACAGAAAATAAATTAACAGCGGACAATCATTTTTACCTGATCAAAAACCTCCACATCCTTCTCAGTCTGTGCCTGAAGGTAGAACTCGAAGGTGTTCTTATCTGGTTCCACAACTTCCACCACGTCAGGTGGGGTTTCAGTGATCTGAAAGTACGTTATGCAAAAATAGCAATAGACAAACACTAAGTCAATCACAATTTTGAAAGACTACAGTATATGCAATAATTGTATATACAATTGCATTGTTTACCTCAGTCAACAGCTGCGGCTCCCGTCCATACTCAGCCTGGATGCTGCTGTTGTGTGCAAAGAGAATTACCTTCAGGTTGTTCTCCCACCCTTCCTGGTACCAATCAAGGGACTTGCTCATGGCAGTCTTGAGGGTCTGGTTGGTCCATTCACCAAACCTGAAGGAGGGGGTAGGAAAGCAATATCTATTGACAATGTACTTCAAGATATTGAAATATATCTGATTGTGTACcatggaaaaacaaaaacaaattgtaaaaaataaatataacaaaCCATTGTTGACAGAATATAACCTATAACATACGTACCTTGTTCCAGCGTTCATGACCTCAGTCATTCAAAATGACCTCAGGAGAACCGTGGGTGTTGAAGATGTCCACTATAGACTTGGCCTCGCTAGTCTCGTCCTTGATGGGTATCATACAAAACAAAAATCTATTTTTGGTTCTAAGCACCCTTTTTAATTGGTTACAGAAGGGAATTTAGAGTTAAGCACGTACTCTTCCTTTACTGACCTTAATGGGTATTGCCTCCACCCACTTGGTAAAGTGATCAGTCGCCGTCAGACACCAGCTGTTGCCATTCCTGGATTTCGTGAAGGGTTCGATGAGGTCCACTCCTAACATTTAAAGTGTTAGAgagatcaatcaaatgtatttataaagccctttttatatcagccgatgtcacaaagtgctatacagaaacccagcctaaaaccccaaacagcaagcaatgcagatgaagaagcacggtggctaggaaaaactccctagaaaggcaggaacctaggaataaacctagggtggaaccaggctctgagggatggccagtcctcttctggctgtgccgggtggagatataacagtacatggcaaagatgttcaaacgttcatagatgaccagcagggtcaaataataataatcacagtggttgtcgagggtgcaacaggtcagcacctcaggagaaatgtcagttggattttcatagccgatcattcagagttagagacagcaggtgcggtagagagagagagtcgaaaacagcaggtccgggacaaggtagcacgtccggtgaacaggtcagggttccatagccgcaggaaaAACCGTTGAAACTGGAGccgcagcatgaccaggtggactggggacagcaaggagtcatcaggccaggtagtcctgaggcatggtcctagggctcaggtcctccgagagaagagaacgagaaagagagagagaattagaggactaccttaaattcacacaggacaccggataagacaggagaaatactccagatataacagactgaccatagccccccgacacataaattatttcagcataattactggaggctgagacaggaggggtcgggagacactgtggccctgttcaACTATACCCCAGGACAGGGCCAAcctggcaggatataaccccacccactttgacaaagcacagcccccacaccactagagggatttcttcaaccaccaacttactatcctgagacaaggccgagtattgcccacaaagatctcccccacggcacgaacccaaggggggcaccaacccgtacaggaagaccacgtcatagactcaacccactcaagtgacacacccctccaagggacggcatggaagagtaccagcccccgtaatagggttagaggcagagaatcccagtggagagaggggaactggccaggcagacagagcaagggtggttcgtcgctccagtgcctttccgttcactttcacacccctgggccagactacattcaatcatagaacctactgaagagatgagtcttcaataaagacttaaaggccgAGACCGAGTCTGTGTATcgcacatgggtaggcagaccattccgtaacaatttagctctataggagaaagccctgcctccagctgtttgcttagaaattctgggGACAATAGGGAGGCCTGCGTATTGTGagcgtagcgtacgtgtaggtatgtacagcaggaccaaatcggaaagatagataggagcaagcccatgtaatgctttgaaggttagcagtaaaaccttaaaatcagcccttgccttaacaggaagccagtgtagagtggctagcactggagtaatatgatcaaatgttttggttctagtcaagattctagcagccgtatttagcactaactgaagtttattttgtgctttatccgggttgcctgaaagtagagcattgcagtagtctaatctggaagtgacaaaagcatggattcatttttctgcataatttttggacagaaatgttcagatttttgtaatgttacatagatggaaaaaagctgttcttgaaacagtcttgatatgtttgtcaaaagagagatcagtgtccagagtaacgcagaggtccttcacagttttatttgagacaactgtacaaccatcaagattaattgtcagatccaacagaagatctctttgtttcttgggacctagaactagcatttcTGTTTTctccaagtttaaaagtagaacatttgccgccatccacttccttatgtctgaaacacaggcttccagggagggcaattttggggcttcaccatgtttcatcgaaatgtacagctgtgtatcgtccgcatagcagtgaaagttaacattgtttccgaatgacatcaccaagaagtaaaatatatagtgaaaacaatagaggtcctaaaacggaacctagaggaacaccaaaatgtacagttgatttgtcagaggacaaaccatccacagagacaaactgctatctttccaacagataagatctaaaccaggccagaacttgtctgtgtagactTTATTCTTACCCGTATCTGTGTCATACAGTATGCAGATTTTCATATTTGTaaggatactgacacacacacacattctataaTATTGAACTCTGCTGTGGCCAAATAAAGAAACCATTACAAAACAACTTATCAGAGCAAAATTTGAATTGGGACACTTACCGTTTATGTGCCATGGTGAAACATCTTTGAATGGCTTCAACTCCGGCGCCACAGTCTTCACCCTCTCAAACTTCTGGTAGGCTAAACAGGGTACTGACCTATAAAAAAAAGTGACAAATTGAAACATTGGGTGCTCTCTGATATGACATTAATTGAAATCATAATAATTTCACATATAATAGAATGTGATTGATAAACAAAAGTTTATTTCACTTGCCCAGCTGCCCACCTCCTCGACAATTCCCTGTCAGAAAATGCGTTGGTTGATTTTGGTAATCATGCGCTTCACTCCGAAATGGCCAGCATGCATCTCGGTCAGCACGGCCTTCTTCTCCTCTGTAAATATCATACTCCTGTGTTGCTGGCCATCCTTCCCCCGTAGGTAGACATGATTGCCTAACAAGTTGGAAGAGAAGAGTTGTTAAAATCCTAAAGTCTAAGTACATTTGCACTGCTGTCTTTCTCGATCGCTCTCTGTCCATCTTCCACTCTCTTCCTTTCATCCTTTCTTTCTCACTTTCTTCCTCCactatatcagtggaggctgctgaggggagggcggctcataataaaggctggaatggagtcaattgaaaggtatcaaccacatggaaaccacgtgttttaTTCCATTTACTCTATCCCATATAtgattatgagccatcctcccctcagcagcctccactgaactaTATGTATAGCTagcaactagctaacgttagttggaaAATGGTTGTACATATCTAAATCCGTCTAGTTATCTAATTTAAGTTAACTGCATAACTTTACTCTGAATTGTGAATTTCTCTGAATGTTGCGCCTCTTGTCGAGATCACTGGTGCCTTCATAGTACTTTGCCTGGTAGGAAAGATAAAATAACATCTCCTCGAGAGATGCCATTGAAGTGAAAGTTGCATACAAACAGAAAGCTACAAAAACAGTTAGCTAGCAACTAACATTAGCTAAACAAAACTGTCTGGCTAGACAGCTGACTAGGCAGGCTGATGTAAGTAAATAAGGAACATTACAGTATCTAGCAATTTCAATACAAAAAACAGCTTAAATTATTTATTTCTATTTAACAATATTCTGTTATATAAAGACAAATATGTGGTAAAGAAAAATAAACGCTCGTCGTTTATATCAGACGACATACAGGGTCTTCTTCTTTGACACTATGGCGGACTAAAAACAAATGTCACCGGTGCATGCTGCCCTGGCTGTACATCAGCCCAAATAATTaacaaaatacaaataaacaaaaacaaaacccaACGTACTCCTTTATTCAGattcatccctacaggctctggggcCTGAGAAAGAAAAGcatcttcggaaagtattctttGCAATGTTTCGGCAGTGAAGTCCTGGAAACCGCAAAACCTTTTTTGTAGGGGGGaactatttggcatgacaggctcTCTGATTTTTCATTCGTTTTCCATAAATGACTACTGTAGAGGAATCATACGGTGATAATACTCCTGACTGGCTGGGAACCATGGAAGTCCTGGGGTCACTGACGCAAGGAGAGGTGTGAAGACAGATGAAAACGTGAATCAAAGAGTTCACAAAGAATAACGATTTGTTCTATATTTTATAGTACTGTAAGTGCTATGGATTTATTGTTACAGGGAGTGTTATTTTGTTCGTCGGGCAGCGGATAGTTCAAAGAGGGAGACACAAAGATGCGTCTATTATTTACATTGCGTTTATTACATTTGAATCTGGCTGTGTTTTCCTGTCTTTTGTTTTAACTAGCAAAGTGCAAAGGACTGTTAATTCAGTTTGGGCGTGAGTTTCTGCTTGAATTTAGTTAAAAGGACAGTGAATTTGTTAATACTTTGAGAACTTGCTACCAAGCTCCTGTGTGTATCAAACACACATCTTGTTTTCTCTTAGAGACTATTCTGAACTGAAGACACGTGTTACCACGTTGTTTTAGCCTATTGGTGATAGTCAAATACTCTGTGTTATTCTGTAATGTATCATGTATTTCATGTACGCTGTAATTGTTTGAGTGTCAATTCTTTCATACTATTAGTTAAATAGAGTAACTGTATTCCTCGTTTTACAGAGTAATTATTTGATTGACTAAATGCTTATAATTTAGACGATCTATTGGTAGTTGTTATTTACACTATACACAAACTGTAGCATATTCTTGGGCATCGCCTTGACATCTCTGATCTGCTTGCCTCAATTAATTAATGCTAGAACATTGGTCGCCAGGATTAGCTATTTGTATCTAGTCTTTTAATATTTGCATTACGGTGCAAGTTAGACATGTTCATTATAGTCATACTGAGTCGGTGATGCAATGATTCGCTATCTTACACCATTGAATTATGTACTCAAACAGCTGCCTGGTATTCAAGATAACATGCAACATAGCACCACCACCTTTGAAGGTTTTCATCAACCTCGCTCTGATTTAAATAGCAGCGTTCCAAGAACCTCTACTAGGGGTGACTGTAGGATCCTCAAACGGTCAAAAAGGAGACACAAGAGGGCACCCCACACTCATTTCAGATCCCATGGGGTCTTTATTTTAATACTGTATGCTCTCACTCTCATCACCAATAAttcgatattaaactgattatggaagtaggcagattatgcaatagtcatgtaaacaccttactctgtttatcttaatcGGCGTAACGTCAAaatcgaagtaagcatacgctgattaaaacacctggttttctgaatTATCAGGACATGTGAACACCTTAATCGGCGTTCCAGCAGCGTATTTGATCTGCGCATGTGCCAGGACCAACCAAGTGACCCTCCCTCTTTAGCCCGAGTGAAGTGTGTTTGAACAACAATGCATGCGTTTCAgaagtagttttcacatacaaaatGTATATATCCGGACTCAGAATCAAACATGTttcccaaaaataacatgtttGTTATGGTAGAATGTTTGTTTTGATTGGCGATGTTCTGCATTATCAGAGTGCTGTGTCCATGTAAAAGGATTACtagggaaatcgttcttcttgcaaagcatgtaaacattttaatcgaagtattatattaatctgactattcacaaTAATCGCATtattaaggtctacacctgttgtatttggcgcatgtgactaataacatttgatttgatttgaaaatttgatttgattattgtgtgcatgtaatcaCGCTCACtgccttcttggtaagcaactccagtgtagatttggccttttgttgtagtttattgtcctgctgaaaggtttattcctctccctttctctggtgtaaagcagactgaagcaagtTTGCCTttgggattttgcctgtgctgagctccatcctgtttctttttatcctgaaaacctcCCCAGTATTTgctgtcaagcatacccataccatgatgcagccaccaccattcttgaaaataaggaggcagttactcattgatgtgttgtgtt encodes the following:
- the LOC123742482 gene encoding uncharacterized protein; its protein translation is MERNYDGVISSSNSDDISIYSFTDCESESDDEDHERRTPPLIVKDEEDGKVTKFEVRDMVEDDNLSLHSLDESDFLCDNGNDVSAEDSPGPSKEPQRKGASLKDPRLIIVAKPNILLPASVSALKKASRLTELVPTVRPCKEQQDKKTQWTNTNKESLRRIKKKLASIELDLEEGLKKVNDGQDVNQERQKNEGCFRAWIEKWMGRRKEERLRDEDVNREDKGRMGEEVRALIQVMKRNCSERDLEAVNLDTWLNDLERLKVAFKKCTGEMAKMSPGKVSGPVSGLSPLVTSGPRTLAEALRALPSAVARPSQKDVPKPPTPPSPVSVIVALPAVEYLPYHRSPRLAPITNLSENGRKLLQKMSGVTPQEGKVKRKKSKGKKQVKKEKASKMQQVENVGESKEDKKEEKKSLRKRFLQWLLPKLRCSKK